The nucleotide window GTGATGTTCTTTTTCCATCTCTGCAAGTCCTTAGAGAAAGCTGCAGCCAGAGCTTAGTGACCTTTGGATTTCATCACTCTTAAGCTCTTTGGTTGTGCGAACAAACACTTGCTAAAGATGCAGAACCTCCAGCACACAGCTTTGGAGTTAGAGTAGTCCCCAAGTGTGCCGTCTCCCTGGAGGCTGACCCACTTGTACAGCGTGAAACAGCTGACACAAACAAGCATGCTAAGACAGTGCGGAGGGGCTGGGAAAGATGCTGTGGGGCCAGCAGACAAGGTGACAGCATCTCTGTGATGTAGTTTTGACTAGTTTCTTGGTTTGTTGAAGGCGCTGCTTTGTCCTAATCCGTCTGGCCCCTTTCTTGTGCTGTCTTCCTGAGGTAGGCATGCTTTTGCGTAGCCTACAAACTGAGAACGGTTTTAACCTTTGAAGTGGTGCAGATGTTAAGCTTTTGTTACACACGGTTATTAAACTTGGCATCAGTGTGCGCTAGCTGTTTCATTGTGTAGACCAACTCATTCGCTTATTTCCTGTCCATGGACCTTTGGGTTACAGTGAGGGCTGAGTAGTTACGCCATATACTCTATCTCTGCAGAAATAAATAATCCAGGTTGTTTATAACCTGGCCTTATCCAGAAGAGTTTGATCTGCTTTTTGATACTGTTCACAAATAACCCTATATTATTTCTTACTCagtatacattaaatatatatacattttaaaattaaacttgaaagatagctcagtggttaagagcactagtgctggctgctcttccaaaggactcagattcaattcccagcacccatgtgacaagctcacaactgtctgtaactccagttctagggagtCCGACACCTTCAGGCAGACatatatataggcaaaacaccactgcacacaaaataaaaacaaatgtgtttaaggaaaaaagaaactcaaCTAGAAAGTACTGTGCTGAGCAGCGGtggccacacctttaatcccagcgctcaggaggcagaggcgggcagatctcagttccaggccagcctggtctgcaaactGAGTTGCAAGACAGCCAGCGTTGttataaagagaaaccctgtcttgaacagcaacaaaaaaacaaagtgaaaaaaaaaatttctctgaCAATTTCATCCATGTATATAATGTATGaaccatctctctctgcttcttccccttttctttcttgaatTTCCTAATTTTGACAATACAAGAGGACGTTTGGGGTCTGTGGAcatggcttaatggttaagatTACTCACTGTACTCccataggacctgggttctaatcccggcacctacatggtggctcacaactgtctgtaactccagtcctaggggataTGGTATCATCCTCAGGCCTCCTTGCACATTGTACCCATGTGACGCAGGCACAACACCTGTACACAATGTTGAATAAGAAGGGCCCAAATACTAatttatttgaatgcttggcctccAGGGAGTGGCGCTGAAAGGATGAGAAGGTTTAGGGGGTGTGGTCTTGGAGGGAGTGGATCACTGGGGGTGGATTTGGAGCTCTCAGAAGGCCCACAGAAGGCCCGCTGTTGATGGGTTGCCTACAGAGCAGGATAATAGTTCTCCGCTATTACTTTAGCACAGTGCTtttcaacctatgggtcatgacccccgTGGGGGGGCTGTCTAATGACCCTTTCTTGAGGGGTCACCTAAGAGCACCAGGAAgtacagatgtttacattatgattcataaccacagcaaaattacagttatgaagtagcagggAAAATAATGttacggttggggtcaccacaacatgaggaactatattaaagggtctcagcggaaggaaggttgggaaccTCTGTGCTAGCACCATGTGTGCTGCCATGGAAacagactaaccctctgaaactttcataagagctgccttggtcatggtgtctcttcatagcaatacaacagtgactaaaacaaaaaataaactttttattttttttatttttattttttggttttccaagacagggtttctccttatagcgctggctgtcctggaactcactctgtagaccaggctggcctcaagctcacagagatccgcctgcttctgcctcctgagtgctgagattaaaggcatccGCCACCACCACTTGGCAAAAGTTAAATTTTAAAGGATATGTTTGGGCCTTGAGAGATGGTTAGTGGTtgggagcactgactgctctttcaggggacccggctttagttcccagcacccacatggcatcttagAACCGCCAGCAGCTGTAATTCTGGAGGGTCATAAGTCCTTCAGACCTCTTCCAgcacccatacatgtaaaataagaacacatcttaaaaaagaaaaaaggatgatTGGTGGAGCATTTTCAGTGAATTGCATAGGGAAAGAACACATTTGCTTCAAAACCAGGGAATGAAATAGATGGTAATTTTGGAAGATTACTTTAACAGCATTGGTCTCTCCTTTTCAGATTATTTATGTAAACCTGAAGACAATATCTACAGTATTGATTTTACCCGCTTCAAAATCCGAGATCTGGAGACGGGGACAGTGCTCTTTGAGATTGCCAAGCCTTGCACATCAGGTAGGCTTGGGTGTTGTGGTCGGGTTCATGTGCTGGCACAGCTGTTTCTGGGCCTCCACTCTGTCCCACTTCCATGACCTGCCATCCATTGCTTGCTGTGGCCTCACCTGCGGATGACACTAGTTTGAAGCTTTGTTAAAAGgctgatttttgtatttgtgtgtgtgtgtgtatgtgagtaccTGCATGTGCCAGAATGTCcaggtggagggcagaggacagctttgtggagttagttctctctttccatatttATGGGGAGTCCAGGGGTTTGATTCAGGGTGCCAGGATCGTGTGGCAGACACCTTTGGGTGCTGAGCTATCTTACTGTTGCGGTTAcgtttttaagacaggttcttaCATAGCCCACATTGGCCCAGAACGTGCTGTGTAGCCGAGGGTGCCCTTGAGCTCCTGCGTGCACCCTTCcaccacgtgctgggattacaggcatgtgtcaccacaacCAGCATAGAAGGTTGACATGTCACCATTCATTGCCCAGGTTCTTCAGTGACTGACTTTGTATAATCATGTCGCTGTGATTGCCTCagccagtttgtttgtttgtttgcttgtctttgttttgtttgttggtttggtttggttttgagacagtgtttctctgtgcagccctggctgtcccagaactcgctctgtcaaccaggctggcctcaggctcacaaagatccaccttcctctgcctcttgtgtgctggaattaaaggtgtgcatcagcATCGCCAGGCGAGGCTCAGGCAGTTTTTACTGAGAGGGAGCTGAGACCCAGAATTTGCGTATGACACTTCCTAAGATGCTGTTCCCGTTCATCCCTTCCCGTTGTCTGTGGTGCACCTCCACCTCCGCTGCAGCTAGACTCTCCTGAGGAAAGCCCTTTCCCTGAGTCTGGGCAGTCTCTTGCTTGCCTTTGATAGTGCCTTAGGCTTCCTGGTTtagtggtttttcttttgttttctttgtttttttccaaagagtaaaataaaatcatgtgtgtgcccttgtgtgTCCATTGGGAGTTTGTGCACATGAGCACAGCTGCTCTGGAGACcggagagggtgttggatcccctgagcTTCGGTGGCAGGCAGCTGCGAGTGCCTGAGTTTGAGGCATCGAAAGAGCAATAGTGTTGTAACTGTTGTGCCAGTTACACACTCCGGCCCCGTCCAGCCCCATGGTTAGTCAGtcagtctgtctttctttccttcctttctgtcttttttttttttttaacctttatttttttgtgcattggtgtttcacctgcatgcatgtctgtgcaagaGTGTtaagatcttggagttacagacaactgtgagctgtcatatgggttctgggatttgaacccagttcttctggaagagcagacagtacacTTAATAccagaccatctctccagcctgcctttctttccttctttctttctttctttctttctttctttctttctttctttctttctttcttccttccttccttccttccttccttccttccttcctttctttctttctttctttctttccttttctttctttttttcttttgaaagattGGTCTTAGCggggcatgatggtgcacgcctttaatcccagcactcaggaggcagaggcaggtggatctctgtaagtttgaggccagcctggtctacagagcaagttctgggacagccggggctgcacagagaaaccctgtctggaaaaaaaacaacaacaaaacaacagcaacaggaagACCATTCTTGAGTATACAGCAGACTCCGGGAGAACATTTCTTGGCTATAGTGTGACAGAAGGCGAGTTTGGGAACCCCCAGCCACCATCTTCTCAGGTGCAGAGACAGCTTATTCTTttactctgctttattttttggGGTCTGAGACATAGTCACACGGAGCTAGAGCTAGCTTCAATTCCGTGTTAAAAATGAAGATGGCCCTGAGCTGTGCTAGTGTACGTCCACTTACTGCTGAGTTTGCACCGGAGGCTTTTGTTCTGGTCGTAATCTTACGGTTtctgtgtacatgagtgtgtgggGTGGGCAGaaaggaggtcagagggcagctcgTGGGGGCTGGCTCTTTTCTCCCACCATGTGGCTCGCGGATGGAGCTCCAGGCACCTTTCCTGGCTCAGCTGTCTTGCTGGCCCCTCAACTGTGATTTCTGatgaaacttctttttttaattatttattttaattttatatgaattGGTGTTTTCCCTGCGTGTGTCTTTGTGAGGGTGTTgagtctcctggagctggagttaaagatagttgtgagctgccatgggtactgggaattgaacccgggaagagctcttaactgctgagccatctctccagcccctaatgaAACTTATTTTGCCAAGTTCTTTTCATTTGATTAGCTTCTGAGAATGAGCCTGAAACTCTGAGAAGGTAGGTATTGGGATCTCAGAGAAATCGAAAACACTCTCCCACACTGAGACTGTGTCAGGGTCACTCTCCTGGCGTAAGGCCTCAGCCTGCTCTCCAGCACTGGAACACATAGGAAATCTTGGCTCAGCTTGGTTCCCGAGCTCTGGCTCAGCCCTGCCTGGTGTTCCCACTGTCATCAGCCAGTGCTGACCAAGGCACGGAAGCCTCTGAAAAGTCTGCAGCAGATGCTGGAGCTGTGTGCTCTCCATCCTTCCTGGCTCCTCCTTTTGCATGTGCTCACGCCAACATAGTGCCTCCTGCGGCAGGACGCAGGCCCTTAGCCTAGGTGTAAGCCCCAGACCAGGGTCGTTTCCCGGTGCTCCTGGGATGCCACAGGGAGAGATGTTTGAAGCTCCAGGTACCCATGTTCTCAGACTGGTAGAAAATTCCCTTTTCTGTTGGTATTATGACAGTTGTAGATCTTACATCTGGATTCAACAGTAGGCTAGACCAGAGTCAAGCATTGATCTGCGCCAGGTCACATGTTGGTTCCTTGCCCAGCTGTTCTCACCCTTTTCCAGGTAGTCAGAGGACTGCACCTGGCATGGCTTGGAGTAGACATTAGTGCCTTGTAAATCACTGTCTTTAAATTGAAATCGAAGTTGCTCCCAGGATTTGCCTTCTGATAGTGTTTGTATTGTTTGAAGGGACTTTGGGACCTGTTAAGCTTCTGTGATCTTACTCTCCTGGTCAGTGGTTAGCACTGTGACCTAGTCGGTGCGGATCAGAACTCTCTTAGAGGCCTTGTGTCCagcttgtgtttctttctttcttttttttttaaatttttttttaaatttatttcattttatttaatgtgtattagtgtgaaggtgtcagattccttggaattggtggtacagacagttgtgagctgccatgtgggtgctgggaattgaacccaggtcctttggaagagcaaacagtgctctcttaaccactgagccatctctccagccccagcttgtGTTTCTTGCTTCACTCTAGGACATGTCCACTCCCCAAGAATATATAAAACGTGTTGTTTTAAGAACACACTtcgagctgggtggtggtggtgcatgcctttaatcctagtgcttgggaggcagaggcaggtagatctctgtgagttcaagcccagccaggtctacagaattagttccaggacagccagggtcacaccaagaaaccctgcctctaaaTATCCTCCTTCCAAAaactatatatatgtgtatgtctatatacAGACTGCCTGGCGCAGCGAGTGTGCTGCAAATGGGCCTGTGTCCAAACCAGTGTTTGTCAGGGGCTGTTGTGCTATGTGGATGGTCGTGCACTCAAGGCAAGGCTCTTTGTTCTTCCAGACCAAGACCAGGATGCAGAAGAGGAGAGTGTGGATGTGGATATCAGCGTGGGGCGCTTCGTTCGCTATCAGTTCACGCCGGCATTTCTCCGCCTCCGGACAGTTGGTGCCACGTGAGTGCTGTTGTTTTTACGAGGGCAGAAGAGCATTCTGCTTGTTTGCCGCGAAGATTGTGCTCGGTGGGGTTGAGGTTGGCATCAGAGGATGGAAGAAAAGTAGTAAGGCTTACAGAGATTCCTCCTACAGGGTAGAGTTCACAGTTGGGGACAGACCTGTGTCAAACTTCCGGATGATTGAGCGGCACTACTTCCGGGAGCGGTTGCTGAAAAACTTTgactttgactttggcttctgcATCCCCAGCAGCAGAAACACGTGTGAGCACATCTACGAGTTCCCGCAGCTCTCTGAGGATGTCAGTATGTACCCTCCCTCATTCTCCAGTGCTGTAGATCCTGAGGGCTGCCAGGAAACCCCTCTGCTCCAGGGGCCTCAATGTACAGAAGAGGGAAGTGCTGGCCTGTGCAGCAGGTCGCCTGACCTCAGGCTCCCTCCCGTCTTCTGTTCCGTGTTGGCCTCTGTGGACTGAGGAAGAGTGACCCAGCACCCTGGGCTCTGAGTAGCTAAGGCGCCCCCTCTCACTGTAACTCACAGCTCCACCGTGTCCTGTTCTCTTTTTCCTCACTGTGGGAGCCGAGGCATTGTGTCCTGTTAGGTCCTAAAGACTGCGTCCTCTGGAGTGAAGACTCCACTCATGAAGCACTACCCAGGGAAAAGCCTCCTGAGATGTGGGGCCGGGCTTTGTGACAGCTTCTCATTTTGGCTTGAGCCGGCCTGGAATATGCAGACACCTGCAAGAGTAGATTAACCGGTAAAGCCAAATAGAGCAAAAGAGTGTGGAGGTCAGTCAGTCTGAGTGTAAATCCAATTGCTGTGGCCTGGATGAGCTAAGAGAACTTAAAATCTATGACCCTTTTTAAAACCTGTGATACCTTTCCCTAAGGGACAGGAGGTGGCACTTGGCTATTAAATCAGAACTAACAGGGTGACTTTAATTgtatttatcttcttttattgTGGAAAGAGAGCAAGGCAAGGgttcagacagacagatagacagacagacaaacaagtTCCCTAGGCCTCTGTCTGGATCTTGTAGGTAAACAGCACGTCCTTTTCTAgagtggctttcctggtaaggcgGTGGATGCATACCTAGGATTCCTTTGGCTTTCAGAGGGCAGAGGGCGGGGCATAAGAAGTAGGAGGGTTGGAGAGAGATGAGTAAGGGCGCCCACTATTCTTCAGGACCTGCCCGGTGGCTGTTcagtctataactccagctccaggcctctgatgccctcttctggcctctgcgtgtagcacacatgtggtacacaaatGTACagccagcaaaaacaaaaaacaaaacccgtacacataaaataaggaatattttaaaaattgacaagCTGGACAGAGTGGTGCATGcccctgatcccagcactcagggaggcagaggcaggcagatctctgtaagttcaagaccagccaggggGATGCAGTGATATCCTTTctccacaaacaaaacaacccaaagaaGCAGGTATAGAGAGGCACAGCGCTCTGGTTTTACTGGAATGTCGAGAGGTGGAAAGCAAGGCGGACACTAGGCCTTGCCATGCCAGCCAGGGGCACTGAGGAAGTAAGTGGCCATGGCTGAGAGAGAAGTTTGTTTCCCGGAATACTGGCAAGAAGACTCAGGCTAGGGATGACTAAGGAGTTGATGCATCCTCGTTCAGTGCTGTATGGAAGTGGGCGTCAGTTTCATCTGGAGCCTTCCAGTCTCTCGGTTTTTCTTCTGCCCTCATCATTCTGGCAGAACAGAGGCAAACTTTCCACAGCTCTAGTCTATGGACTTTGGAGGGATACTGAGGTTTTTTATACCTAGCTATCAG belongs to Meriones unguiculatus strain TT.TT164.6M chromosome 4, Bangor_MerUng_6.1, whole genome shotgun sequence and includes:
- the Unc119b gene encoding protein unc-119 homolog B isoform X1 produces the protein MSGSNPKAATVGSATGPGGLVAGKEDKKKAGGGVLNRLKVRRQASTHTADDGAGAAITEQELLALDTIRPEHVLRLNRVTENYLCKPEDNIYSIDFTRFKIRDLETGTVLFEIAKPCTSDQDQDAEEESVDVDISVGRFVRYQFTPAFLRLRTVGATVEFTVGDRPVSNFRMIERHYFRERLLKNFDFDFGFCIPSSRNTCEHIYEFPQLSEDVIRLMIENPYETRSDSFYFVDNKLIMHNKADYAYNGGQ
- the Unc119b gene encoding protein unc-119 homolog B isoform X2 encodes the protein MSGSNPKAATVGSATGPGGLVAGKEDKKKAGGGVLNRLKVRRQASTHTADDGAGAAITEQELLALDTIRPEHVLRLNRVTENYLCKPEDNIYSIDFTRFKIRDLETGTVLFEIAKPCTSDQDQDAEEESVDVDISVGRFVRYQFTPAFLRLRTVGATVEFTVGDRPVSNFRMIERHYFRERLLKNFDFDFGFCIPSSRNTFRLMIENPYETRSDSFYFVDNKLIMHNKADYAYNGGQ